From a single Littorina saxatilis isolate snail1 unplaced genomic scaffold, US_GU_Lsax_2.0 scaffold_412, whole genome shotgun sequence genomic region:
- the LOC138957367 gene encoding uncharacterized protein translates to MDETRSSSAKRVLQSPSGHTPQSKRQAPAGKVSARSVRKPLFELPQRKSEAQAWSVPEITRLHDLASSNPCRSHQFFKECAELLSQEFSTLRTGAGCSAKFYNTKGRATAVKKDASSAQKPLHVKADKRSIQPKVPWSAEELARLHELMKNVRNRTMLFFKECAAKLSEEFPTRRTGASCASRYYDTKTRTMYTKRKSTTSSSSCASHQTTARIPLSAVKFGKQSREPSAVAQKLHTYSTHEDAERLLSEEEASLLRAALDTKTLAGVARQLMDIPSLRVALWEGFLLQMREVSNEMCKQDGSILQRKKYSDFKGLSWDTVVDELISRNHLLLDTLLAYTVPLQKQHSGTIFEQLPAVLGMVYATIMKCRWKKLSLIQHVISLTLVEEKVHQKVFDRLQPLGVCMSYTATQETVSKLQQHIQAELVSHLRDGRRFRLVGDNVDFKVDVSHQRLSTTKEDKPTTEHWFASAAIVQEVDFNHLSDVKPREDLISLPTSSFIPQADDWAGLKEEFVTLIMQTLVEHLPAFQAFNKCWLDAAKASSVPNLGKKQAVVPLAVLPKSEQKYSEVVDVLDYYESFLEEVHAQANLPLESSTKVQIGGDQLTRERFSGAKRLMCTAESPSKRFDHLHPITFEPFHLQMKILTVLYKILYNEKSLETGTLGAEKIRLCRTKADGKDVTSHFNDCSELAISLVNAYIVEAACEFFGIQDSSDKILPAHYFDKPLKSLSNEEKMNWMQTNVGDLVDSLVWPHTRKHMDATEVTSEETEVVVNMPDGSRKTVTIIQPPPQPQSSQAQQDDAFTYGQNVLEIGLIYKAFAASVKVPKRNSMLRLMKYVMLILKGDNNRSKYSLEILRLLFHQLATLSEKTAHESFYGMFVNTQGKPDSHIAADMKMEHVVQHVKGHIRYLKANKSEKTIQKKTGAFAALDAIAHNFDEQTHVLKRYGQAHTPSSHGDEVLLIQNLRRLRPFQFQAGRKLLSVPRLAKSPVCKLSMHLLKSWIRQNQLAYSHEIGQ, encoded by the exons AGCCACCAGTTTTTTAAAGAATGTGCTGAACTCCTTTCCCAGGAGTTTTCCACCCTAAGAACAG GTGCTGGCTGTAGTGCAAAGTTCTACAACACAAAGGGAAGGGCCACTGCTGTCAAGAAGGATGCAAGTTCTGCTCAGAAGCCACTCCATGTG AAAGCGGACAAGAGGTCGATCCAGCCCAAAGTTCCATGGAGTGCTGAGGAGCTGGCAAGGCTTCATGAACTGATGAAGAATGTGCGCAACAGAACCATGCTGTTTTTCAAAGAGTGTGCTGCAAAACTCTCAGAAGAGTTTCCTACTCGACGGACAG GTGCTAGCTGTGCTTCAAGGTACTATGACACAAAGACGAGGACCATGTACACCAAAAGGAAAAGTACAACCTCAAGCAGTAGCTG TGCAAGCCACCAGACGACAGCAAGGATTCCACTGAGTGCAGTCAAGTTTGGAAAACAGTCGAGGGAACCTTCTGCTGTGGCACAGAAGCTTCACACCTACAGTACACATGAAGATGCTGAACGACTGCTGAGCGAAGAAGAAGCGTCCCTGTTGCGGGCGGCTTTAGACACTAAGACGTTAGCAGGGGTGGCCAGACAGTTGATGGACATACCTTCGCTCCGAGTCGCGCTGTGGGAGGGATTCTTGCTACAGATGCGAGAAGTCTCCAATGAAATGTGCAAACAGGATGGGAGCATCCTGCAGAGGAAAAAATACTCAGATTTCAAAGGGCTCTCATGGGACACTGTCGTTGATGAATTGATTTCACGCAACCACCTTCTGCTAGATACTTTGCTCGCCTACACTGTCCCTCTTCAGAAACAGCACAGTGGAACCATTTTTGAGCAGCTGCCCGctgtgcttggcatggtgtatGCCACCATCATGAAGTGCAGGTGGAAGAAGCTGTCCCTCATCCAGCATGTCATTTCCCTCACACTTGTTGAGGAAAAAGTGCACCAGAAG GTGTTTGACAGACTACAGCCCCTTGGAGTCTGCATGTCCTACACAGCTACTCAGGAAACTGTGAGTAAACTGCAACAACACATCCAGGCAGAACTTGTGTCCCACTTGAGAGACGGCCGCAGATTTCGTCTTGTTGGTGACAATGTGGATTTCAAGGTTGACGTCAGTCACCAACGCCTGTCTACTACCAAAGAAGATAAGCCTACCACAGAGCACTGGTTTGCCTCTGCAGCAATCGTTCAAGAGGTAGATTTCAACCATCTGTCTGATGTCAAACCAAGAGAAGACCTGATCAGCCTTCCCACTTCTTCCTTCATCCCACAGGCAGATGACTGGGCTGGCTTAAAAGAAGAGTTTGTCACTCTCATCATGCAAACTCTTGTTGAACACTTGCCAGCATTTCAGGCGTTCAACAAATGCTGGCTGGATGCTGCCAAAGCCTCGAGTGTGCCCAACCTCGGAAAGAAACAGGCAGTGGTTCCCCTTGCAGTGCTGCCTAAAAGTGAGCAGAAGTACTCAGAAGTAGTGGATGTGCTGGACTACTATGAATCCTTTTTGGAAGAAGTCCATGCACAGGCAAACCTGCCATTGGAAAGCTCAACTAAAGTCCAGATAGGTGGAGATCAGCTCACAAGGGAAAGGTTCTCCGGAGCAAAAAGACTCATGTGCACTGCCGAAAGCCCATCAAAGCGATTTGATCACCTGCACCCAATCACCTTTGAACCCTTCCACCTTCAGATGAAAATACTGACGGTACTCTACAAGATCCTCTACAATGAGAAAAGCTTAGAGACAGGCACCCTCGGAGCAGAGAAGATACGTTTGTGTCGTACAAAGGCGGATGGCAAGGACGTGACCTCTCATTTTAATGACTGCAGTGAGCTGGCTATCTCACTAGTCAATGCCTACATTGTGGAAGCTGCGTGTGAGTTTTTTGGAATTCAGGACTCCTCTGACAAGATTCTGCCAGCACACTACTTTGACAAGCCATTGAAGTCTCTGTCCAATGAAGAGAAAATGAACTGGATGCAGACCAATGTTGGGGATCTTGTGGACTCCCTGGTTTGGCCACACACCAGAAAGCACATGGACGCAACTGAAGTGACTTCAGAAGAAACTGAGGTTGTTGTCAACATGCCAGATGGTTCAAGAAAAACAGTCACCATCATTCagccaccaccacaaccacagtCGTCTCAAGCCCAGCAGGATGATGCTTTCACCTATGGCCAAAATGTCTTGGAAATAGGACTTATCTACAAAGCTTTTGCAGCTTCTGTGAAGGTTCCAAAGAGAAACAGTATGTTGAGACTTATGAAGTACGTCATGCTGATACTCAAAGGGGACAACAATAGGTCGAAGTACAGCCTTGAAATTCTGCGCCTGCTTTTTCACCAGCTGGCTACTCTGAGTGAGAAGACAGCACATGAATCGTTCTACGGAATGTTTGTCAACACCCAGGGGAAACCAGACTCTCACATAGCTGCTGACATGAAAATGGAACATGTTGTGCAGCATGTCAAGGGCCACATTCGTTACCTGAAAGCGAACAAGTCAGAAAAGACCATTCAGAAGAAAACAGGTGCCTTTGCAGCTCTTGACGCCATAGCGCACAATTTTGATGAGCAAACTCATGTTCTCAAACGGTATGGCCAAGCTCACACTCCATCGTCACACGGTGATGAAGTACTGCTAATTCAGAACTTGCGTCGATTGAGACCCTTTCAGTTTCAAGCAGGCCGTAAACTACTGTCTGTACCAAGGCTTGCAAAGAGTCCAGTCTGCAAACTGAGCATGCATCTCCTGAAGTCATGGATAAGGCAGAACCAACTCGCTTACAGTCATGAAATTGGGCAGTGA
- the LOC138957371 gene encoding uncharacterized protein, translating to MSTSDVRDAKLCRKFSFSSTRECTMDPTLQQKCVQRFNKQFHQDVHELRPLQSLTINHLLKKEDTICMLPTGYGKSLIYEILPTAVNVCHGEDEKTLVLIVAPLNVIIEQELRKLGPVCKELTTGNVKEVKMEISKLQFNIAHPEAVVRNKELNELLSSLPPDIQTFIVIDEAHCVLEWGSEFRPAYHELSALRILLPNAPVLAMSATLTVDSQQQLADSLHLRKPQSVLERPAHASTFLSIKQRSADTMEAIEPLLVELIVQKQDFPLTVVYFNGSQNWVGLAYEFSQRFLGEKMYAGDHQDLQHARVVQFHASVDKGEDEEVTDNSCDDNFQSFEGDNVVRKIIWTNLSRDPAESPLKMVFATSALGMGADLQNVVRVVNVGTPKTVEAYVQQTGRAGRGGDTSAAIMYYNNQDLGVPAVTDTMRAMCRNTTECRQSFLNKCFGFPSPSEPCSSGTIVHCCDICFSQFGVK from the exons GACCCAACTTTGCAGCAAAAATGTGTCCAACGTTTCAACAAACAGTTTCATCAGGACGTGCATGAACTGCGCCCACTTCAGTCTCTGACCATCAACCACCTACTTAAGAAAGAAGACACCATCTGCATGCTGCCAACTGGCTATGGCAAGTCACTGATCTACGAAATTTTGCCTACCGCTGTCAATGTTTGCCATGGGGAAGATGAGAAAACTCTTGTGCTGATTGTTGCACCACTGAACGTCATCATTGAGCAAGAGCTAAGAAAACTTGGACCAGTGTGTAAGGAACTGACAACCGGTAATGTGAAAGAAGTAAAGATGGAGATTTCCAAACTGCAATTCAACATTGCACACCCGGAAGCAGTTGTTCGAAACAAAGAACTGAACGAACTTCTGTCATCATTGCCACCTGATATTCAAACGTTTATAGTCATCGATGAAGCCCACTGTGTGCTTGAATGGGGAAGTGAATTTCGACCGGCATATCATGAGTTGTCTGCCCTTAGAATCCTGTTGCCCAATGCACCTGTCCTAGCCATGAGTGCAACACTGACAGTGGATTCCCAACAACAGCTGGCAGACTCCCTTCACCTGAGAAAGCCCCAGTCAGTGCTAGAACGGCCTGCACATGCTTCTACGTTTCTGAGTATAAAGCAAAGATCAGCAGATACAATGGAGGCCATTGAGCCATTGCTTGTGGAACTGATTGTACAGAAACAAGACTTTCCGTTAACAGTTGTGTACTTCAATGGCAGCCAGAACTGGGTGGGACTTGCATATGAATTCAGTCAGCGGTTTCTTGGGGAGAAGATGTATGCAGGAGATCATCAAGATCTTCAGCACGCCAGGGTTGTCCAGTTCCATGCTTCTGTTGATAAGGGAGAAGATGAAGAGGTAACAGACAATAGTTGTGATGACAATTTCCAATCATT TGAAGGGGATAATGTG GTACGCAAGATCATCTGGACTAATCTCAGTAGAGACCCAGCTGAGAGTCCTTTGAAGATGGTCTTTGCCACAAGTGCTCTGGGGATGGGTGCAGATCTACAGAATGTGGTGCGTGTTGTCAACGTTGGAACACCTAAAACTGTTGAAG CATACGTGCAACAGACAGGTCGAGCTGGAAGAGGAGGAGACACTTCAGCAGCCATAATGTACTACAACAACCAAGACCTTGGGGTGCCTGCCGTGACAGACACAATGCGGGCCATGTGCAGAAACACAACTGAGTGCAGGCAAAGTTTCCTGAACAAATGCTTTGGGTTTCCAAGTCCTAGCGAACCATGTTCTTCTGGTACAATTGTGCATTGTTGTGACATTTGCTTTTCTCAGTTCGGAGTTAAATAG